From the genome of Bos taurus isolate L1 Dominette 01449 registration number 42190680 breed Hereford chromosome 2, ARS-UCD2.0, whole genome shotgun sequence, one region includes:
- the PNRC2 gene encoding proline-rich nuclear receptor coactivator 2 isoform X1, producing the protein MGGGERYNIPAPQTRNVSKNQQQLSRQKTKDQNSQMKIVHKKKERGHTYNSSSAAWQAMQNGGKNKNFPNNQNWNSSLSSPTLLFKSQTNQNYAGAKFSEPPSPSVLPKPPSHWVPVSFNPSDKEIMTFQLKTLLKVQV; encoded by the coding sequence ATGGGTGGTGGAGAGAGGTATAACATTCCAGCCCCTCAAACTAGAAATGTTAGTAAGAACCAACAACAGCTTAGTAGACAGAAGACCAAGGATCAGAATTCCCAGATGAAGATTGTtcacaagaaaaaggaaagaggacaTACTTATAATTCGTCATCAGCTGCATGGCAGGCCATGCAAAATGGGGGGAAGAACAAAAATTTTCCAAACAATCAAAACTGGAACTCTAGCTTATCAAGTCCCACCTTACTTTTTAAGTCTCAAACTAATCAGAACTATGCCGGGGCCAAATTTAGTGAGCCACCATCACCAAGTGTTCTTCCTAAACCACCAAGCCACTGGGTTCCTGTTTCCTTTAATCCTTCTGAtaaagaaataatgacatttcAACTTAAAACCTTACTTAAAGTACAGGTATAA